The Pseudodesulfovibrio sediminis genome includes the window CGCCTCCGCTCTGGAGCAGTTCAAGGCTGCCGTGGCCTTTGATGGCGGCAATCTGGAAGCGACATACGAAAAGCTCAACGATCAATACGAAGACTGCGAGGACCGGGCCGAAGACGTGGGCAAGCGTATCGACAAGGTGGAAGATGTGGCTGACGCCCTGTTCACCGAGTGGGGCGAGGAAATCAAACAGTACACCAGCGATAGCCTGCGCACCTCCAGCCGAAACAAACTCAACGCCACCAAACGCAAATATTCCGGGCTGATCAAGGCCATGCGCAAAGCCGAGTCCAAGATGACCCCGGTATTGAACGCCTTCAAGGATCAGGTCCTCTATCTCAAGCACAACCTCAATGCCAAGGCCATCGCGTCCCTCGAAGGCGAGCTTTCCTCCATCCGCACGGATGTTGATACGCTCATCAAGGAGATGGACAAGTCCATTGCAGAGGCTGACGAATTCATCAAGACACTGGAATAACACCAATTCCATAGAATAATAAAAGGTGCGTACTCAACAGTACGCGCCTTTTTTCGTCACTATATAACGACACCGGCCCTGTCAGACTGGCGGATTTCCCAACAGGATATCCCGGAGTATAACCAAACCGCGTTCCAAATCATCCAGATCATCCGTCCCTGTCAGTGAGACACGGGCGGCAGCCGGAGCGATCGTTCCCACAGCAAACTTCTCCGCCCCAAAGACATTGACCCCCTTTGCTGCGGCAGCCTGCTCCAGCGCCTGTCCTGTCCACCCCTCCGGGAGATCGAGCCAAATGAAGAAGCCGGTTGGCTTGCCTCTGAAACGGAACCCTTCCAACACGTCACAGGCGAGCATATAGCGACGAGCCGCAGCCCGCCGTTTGTTTTCCACCACCTGATCTGCCGTGCCGTCATTGATCCACATGGCGGCCAGTTCCGCGTTCAGGGGCGGGGCCATCCAGATGGTATTGAGGACAGCCTGGGCAATGGGTTTGAGAAACTGCTTCGGCGTGACGATGAAGGAAATACGCAACCCTGCGGCCAGTGATTTGGACATGCCAGCCACATACACACTCCGATGCCGCGCCCGATTACCCACCGGCGTATACTCCCCAGGATCAGTCAGATCATAGGCATCGTCTTCGATGATGATGAGGTCATGCCGGTCCGCAATATGGGCAATCTCGGTTCGCCGTCCTTCGCTCAGGGTGGCGGTGGTGGGATTATGCACTCCGGGCATGAGATAGATCGCCTTGATTTCATCGCGGCGGCAGGCCGTGTCCAGGCTCTCCGGGATCATGCCGTGTTCATCCATTTCTATGGACACCAACCGCATGCCGAGCATATTGGTCAATGTTTTCATGCCGGGATAGGTCAACGCCTCCGTGGCGATACGATCTCCGGCCTGAAGCAACCCGCTCAGACAGCAGGTCAGGGCGTGCTGTGCGCCTGCGCAGACAATGACATCCTCGGGCTCGGCGTCCACGCCGTATCGACTGGCCCAGTCCGCACCCGCCCGACGGTGTTCAGGCAGCCCGAGCGGGTCTGTATATCGCATGAAATATGTGGGATTTTTCCGGCGGGCAATACGCTTGAACCCTTCGGAAATATCCGGGTCCATGTGATGAAGCGGCGCCACGAGCCCCAGCTCCAGCATGCCGGGACAGGACGGTTCGAAAGAGACCAGAGACGTGGATGTAGCCGCATCAGACGCCACAAACGTCCCGCGCCCCACAGTGCCGGTGACCAAACCCCGCTTCTCGGCTTCACGATAGCCGCGCGTGACCGTGGAGACATTGATGCCCAATTCGTCGGCAAGATCCCGGTGCGTGGGCAGCTTTGCCCCCGGGACCAGAACTCCGGCCACAATATCACGTTGTATGGTATCGGCCAGCCGACTATACAGCGGCCCCTCTGCCTCAACCAGGAAAGGTGAATATATTGTCATGCAGACAATATATTCATTGACGCCACACAATGTCAATCGTAGGTGTCTCACATGAAAAATCACTAAAAATTTCGGAGCTGAACCATGAATATGGAAACCTACACCGCCTTTTTGCTGTTCGCCATTGTCATGACCGCAACGCCCGGTGCGGGCAATCTGACCATGATGGGCATCGGGCAGAACACGGGATTCAAGTCCTCGCTACCCTTTCTGGCCGGAGCCGTGATCGGTGCGCTGGGCCTGAACACCATGGTCAGCCTCGGCCTTGGCGGGCTGTTCATGGCGTCGCCCCGACTTGCATGGGTCATGAAGATCGGCGGCATGGGGTATATCTGTTATCTCGGCTGGAAGCTGCTCTCCATGCGCCTGACAACCGGAGCGGCTGTAAAACGCTTCACCTTCATGGAAGGCGTCATCCTGCATCCGCTCAACCCGAAAAGCTGGGCCATGTCCGTGGTAGGATTCAGCCAGATCGCCAATAATTCCAGGCCATTCATACAACAATTAATCATATTTGTTCTGACCTTCATGGCCTGTCAGATCACCTTCCATTCCAGCTGGGGGCTGGCCGGGGTCGCCATCATGCGCACGCTCAAATCCAACTCCGTGCTCATGGGCGTCAACACCGTGCTGGTGGCCGTCATGATCGGCGCGACCGCCTACGCCCTCTTCCTGAGCCCCACCTAGTCGTGGGGTCGGGTCATCTTCTCCGGCACCATGATCTGATCAAATTCCTTTTCGGTTACGAGACCGAGTTCCAGGGCGGACTCCTTGAGAGTCTGGCCTGTTTCATGAGCGTGGTGCGCGATGCTCGCCGCGCTCTCGTACCCGATAGCCGGAGCCAGGGCGGTCACCAGCATGAGGGATCGGTTGAGGTGGTCGCTGATCCGCTCCCGGTTGGGTTCCAGGCCATCCACCAGATTGATGCGGAAAGAGTCCATGGCATCCACCAGAAGACCGATGGAATGCAGGAGATTGCGGATCATGAGCGGTTTGTACGCATTCATCTCCAGTGCGCCGGACGTGCCGCCCAGGCTGACCGCCTGGTCGTTGACGATGACCTGCAGGGAAACCATGGTCAGGGCCTCCACCTGCGTGGGGTTGACCTTGCCGGGCATGATGGATGAACCCGGTTCGTTGGCGGGCAGGATGAGTTCGCCAATACCTGCACGCGGCCCGCAGGCCAGCAACCGGATATCGGACGCGATCTTGTTCAGGGACACGGCCAGCGTCTTGAGCAGACCGGAAAAATGGACCAGCGCGTCATGACTGCCCTGGGCGGCGAAGATGTTGCGCACCGGGACAAAAGGCAGACCGGTCAACTCGGCGATGTTCGCTATGGCGTCCTCGCCAAATCCGGGGGAGGTGTTTATGCCGGTGCCCACAGCCGTCCCGCCCAGGGGCAGGGCATAGACTTCTCCCAGCCCCGCATCCAGTCGATACAGCGACTCCTCAAGCATGGCGGCATACCCGGAGAACTCCTGCCCAAGCGTCAACGGCGTGGCGTCCTGCATGTGCGTGCGACCGATCTTGACAATATCCATCCACGCCTTTGCCTTGGTGGAAAGATGGTCTTTCAGCATGCGTAGAGAGGGCAGAAGCCTTCTGAAAGTTTCAATTACGACAGACATATGCATGACTGACGGAAAGTTATCGTTAGTTGACTGACTCTTGTTGACATGGTCATTGGGATGCACCGGCTTCTTGGAGCCGAGCGACTCTCCGGCAAGCTGGGAACACCGGTTGGCAATGACCTCGTTGACGTTCATGTTGAACTGGGTGCCGGACCCTGAAATCCAGACCGGCAGGGGAAACATGTCGCGGTGCCGACCATCGATGATTTCATCACAGACGCGGACAATGAGCTCCATGATCTCGGTCGGGAGTGTGCCTGCCGCATGGTTGGCCTGGGCGCATCCTTTCTTGAGAATGGCATAGGGGGTGATCATCTCCCGGGGCATGCGCTCATGCCCGATGGTAAACAGATTCAATGCCCGCTGGGTCTGGGCACCCCACAGCATATCGGACGGCACCCTTACAACGCCGAGGCTGTCTGATTCATTTCTGAACTCCGTCATCTCCCGCTCCTTTCTTTATCACCGACAGTAGCCCATGTTCGGGTTTGCCTCAACCGGAATGAAAAGCCTGAAGAAGGTAGCGACTATGCCTGCAAGCCTTGTAAACCAAGCGTTATGACAAAAAGTAATTCAAGAAGTAATACAGCTATCCCCTGCTGGCAGCCGGTACGATCCTGAATCTGAACAAACCAGGAGACCTATCCGGGTGGAAATCCAGTACGACGAGGACCGCATCGGTCTGCGGTCCTCGTCTGAACGGAAGGGATGGACGAAAAGAGGTGAAACGAAATTAGATTTTTTGTTCCATGGTGGCAAAACAGGGGATACACACGGTCTTCCCTCCAAAGCGCCGGGTGCGCGATTCCATGACTGACTCGCCACAGCAATCACAAGTCAGGCTTTCCAGTATCTTCGCTCCCCTGGGCGGATCGGTCGTAAGCGGGGTGACATGAAACATCTCTTCAAGTCCAATCGTCATGAAACGATCCTGCAGCAAGGCCCGCAACTCCTTGACCCTGGACTTGTCCTCTTGCGTGGCAGAGCCATCTGACTGTTTCCCCATGAGGGCGGCGAGCTCTTCGTCCATGCCTGCCCGGACTGCCGGATTAAGCAGAGCCCGGAATCCTTTGCCGGATTTTCTGTCGTAAAAGGAAAAGGCTATCTTCCCGTAATCGCGGTGCAGGAAATTCCCTTTGCCATACGTACACCCTGTAAGAAATTGAATGGCGTCGACGCCGCACATGTCGGTCTCGGATACAGCCACCATTTCAATGGCCTCAGGCGACCCCAGTTCATTGATGGCCAGCTCCGACGCACGGATGCCGATGGCCAGCCCCGGGCAGCTGTGGCCATGGAACGCAATGGTATCTTCGATGGTCTCAGCGGAAAACGTACAGGTCATTGCTCTCTCCTTTCTCTGTATACTCATTGGGCGGGGACTATCATCGGATAGCCCTGCACGGTATGAATGTGTACCGGCAAACCATACACCTCTTCGACAATATCCGTTGTCACTTCACAGGTAGGGCCGGTTGAATGGATGTGTCCGTTCTTGAGAAACAGGACCTTGTCCGCATAGCGCAAGGCGGTGTTCAGGTCGTGCATGGTCATGACTGCGGCAATTACGTGCTCGTCAACAACGCGCCTGAGCATGGTCATGATATCGACCTGACTCTTGAGGTCCAGCGAGCTGGTCGGCTCGTCCAGCAGCATGAGCCGTGGCTCCTGAACCATGGCGCGGGCAATGGAGACCTTTTGCAACTCGCCGCCACTCAGTTGATCGATATACCGCAACGACAGTGCCTCCAGATGGAGCCGTTTTATGGCTGAATCAACAATCTTGAGATCCTCGTCGCCGACCTTCCACCGGATATGCGGCTTGCGTCCCATGAGTATGGCGTCAAAAACAGTCATGCGGGCGGTGCCGTTCTTTTGCGCCACATAGCCGATACCCAGCGCGATTTCGTTGGGCTTCATCCTGAGTACGTCACGGCCCTCGACCATGACAATGCCCGCCGAGGGGCGATGAATGGCGTTGATACATTTGAGCAACGTTGTCTTGCCCACCCCGTTAGGGCCAAGAATCGCTAACAGTTCTCCGCCCTTGAGGTTGAAATCAACCCCGGAGAGCACAGGCTGACCACCATAGGTGAAATCAATGTCGGCAACGGAAAGGATCATCTTCGCTGTCCCCTTATGATGAGGTAAATGAAAATCGGCGCGCCCATGAAGGCCGTGAGCACGGAAACCGGCAAAACATGAGGAGCCAAAACCAGACGGGCCGCCGTGTCCGATACGATCAGCAGCAAGCCGCCGCCCAGGATCGAGGCGGGCAACAGGAACCGGTGGTCAGAGCCGATAACCCGGCGGGCCATGTGCGGCACCACCAGACCGACAAAGCCGATGATACCCAGAAAGGCGATGATCACGGCTGTTACCAGCGTGGCCAGCAGCATACCGACCATGCGCACACGCTCCACGCGAACGCCCAGCCCTCTGGCTGTTTCGTCCCCCGCGTCAATGGCGTTGTAGTTCCAACTGTTGCCAAGGAAAAAGACCGATGCGCCGACCGTGACCGCAGTAATAACGCCCAGTTCGGACCATGACGCGCGGGCCGTGTCGCCAAAGCTCCAAAAGACGATGGCGGCAAGCTGCACGTCATCGGCAAAGTATTGCAGAAACATGGTTCCGGCCGTGAAAAGCGCACCCAGGGCCACACCGGTGAGCACCATGACTTCAGGAGTCGCCCCGCGCAGCCGGGACACCCCGATAATTACGCCCGCCGCAGCCAGACTGAAGGAAAAGGCCACAACCGTGGTGATGAACGGCGAGGTAATGTTGATCGTGTCCGCGTTGGCGGAGGTCATGATCCCACCACCCAGAATCATGACGGAAAAAGCCGCGCCAAAGGCCGCCGCATGGGAGATGCCCAACGTGAACGGAGACCCCAGAGGGTTGCGCAGAATCGATTGCATGGCGGTGCCTGCCACGGCCAGCCCCGCGCCGCCGACAATGGCCGTCAACGCCTGGGGCAGCCGAATGTTCCAGATGATGACGTCATGCCGTCTGGACACCGCCCCTCCAAGCAGACTTTTGGCGACCTCATCAAGAGGAATGCCCGCAGCTCCAAGGGAAACAGCCACCACCAGAGACGTAACAAGCAGCCCGGCCAAAAGAACGACAAGCCCGACCTTCCAGCTTATATACCGCTTGTACTCAACAGGGATTGTACCGTCAGAAAAATGCACGCTAATTCACCGGTACCGGCTTGTATGCCATGCCGCGAAAGATGCCGTTCATGTCTGAATACACCGGCTTGCCCACCAGAAACGTATATATCTCGTCAGCCTTGGCAGCCGGGTCCACATCGGTAAAGCGTTCGGGATAGAGCTGCTTGCCGATGAAGAAGGCGTTGGCAAGAATGGAGCCGTAGTTCTGCGTATACCAGTTGTAGGGAAGCAACCCGTAGACCCTGCCTTCCCTGACCGCGGTCAACGTGCGGTATGCCGGGTCTGTGCGCAGCTCGAAAAGCCCCCCGGCCTTATCTCCCAATTGCAGGGTAGACAGATCGAGGAACAGGTAATCGGGGTTCCACTCAACGATCTTTTCCTTTGATACGTCGGAATGGCTGAGTTCCTTTTTCGTGATTCCCTTGGTGTAGGCGAGATTGTGCGCATTGACGAAAGAGAACGGCGGGTAACCGGGTTCCGTTGACTGATACCCGTGTGGCCCCTTGAAGGCGACGCCCCCCACGAAAACCGAAGGACGTTGCTGTTCCGGTATGTCTGCCGTGCGCTGAACAAGATCGTCGATCTGTTTTTCCATGAAGGCGATGACCGCTTCGGCGCGCTGCTGTTTGCCGATCACCTCGCCCATGGTCCGCAGGGATTGATACAGCTGGGGCCGCAGCGCACCCAGATTGCCGTAGTTGAGCACCACAACGGGGATGCCGGTCTTGTCCTGCAGCTCCACAGGGTCGTAGCCCATGCTCGAAGCGTATGTCTTGAAGATGACCTGGGGCTGTGGCTCCAGCGTCAAAATGAGTTCCGGATTATCATGTCCCCGAAATTCGCCGAAGATGGGCAGCGATTTGAACTGCGGATTGGCCAACGCATACGGGCGTGCATCAAACGTCTTTTTCCGGCTCTCGATGTCGTCGACCGCCACTGCCGTGGACTGGGCCTGAAGATATGTCAGCAGCCGAAGACAACCCGAGCCTGAACAAATGGAACGCTCAACACGCTCGGGCACATTCACCGTTCGCTTTGAAGCATCAACGATGGCTCGGGTTCCGGCAAAGGCCGGTAAAGCCAAAAGCATGGCCAGGATCAAAAGACACGACTGAATTGAACGAGACATACGACTTTACTCCACGGGATAAGTACGGGGTTGCGAGTGCCACCAAGTTTATATTTGTAATACTGAACGAGTATGAAAAAACAAATCATGAGTCAAGGTTCACATAAATTTATGGTTTGTAATTAAGCCCCCGAAAAAGGAATGCCGGACGGGAAGTCAGCCATTGAGCCGAGTGCCAGAGGAGCGTGTCCCTCATTCGCGAAAACGGCCCTCTACAAACAGAGGCCGGATTCATTCGGTCAACCCGCTGAACAGGCGCATCTTCCCCTTGTGATCATTCGTGTCACGGATACATGAAAAGGCGTGACGCAATTGGCAGGGTAGAAAATGTAGATTAAGTGGTCAGTATCAATGAATGCCCCATATACCAATTTAAGTACAAAACTAAATGATCACATCATGAGCAAAAAGACACAACAAATATCAAAATGGAAAAGAAGCATTGCAGTCATTGTGTGCGTATTGTCCATCACTATTAC containing:
- a CDS encoding FmdE family protein, yielding MTCTFSAETIEDTIAFHGHSCPGLAIGIRASELAINELGSPEAIEMVAVSETDMCGVDAIQFLTGCTYGKGNFLHRDYGKIAFSFYDRKSGKGFRALLNPAVRAGMDEELAALMGKQSDGSATQEDKSRVKELRALLQDRFMTIGLEEMFHVTPLTTDPPRGAKILESLTCDCCGESVMESRTRRFGGKTVCIPCFATMEQKI
- a CDS encoding class II fumarate hydratase, producing the protein MTEFRNESDSLGVVRVPSDMLWGAQTQRALNLFTIGHERMPREMITPYAILKKGCAQANHAAGTLPTEIMELIVRVCDEIIDGRHRDMFPLPVWISGSGTQFNMNVNEVIANRCSQLAGESLGSKKPVHPNDHVNKSQSTNDNFPSVMHMSVVIETFRRLLPSLRMLKDHLSTKAKAWMDIVKIGRTHMQDATPLTLGQEFSGYAAMLEESLYRLDAGLGEVYALPLGGTAVGTGINTSPGFGEDAIANIAELTGLPFVPVRNIFAAQGSHDALVHFSGLLKTLAVSLNKIASDIRLLACGPRAGIGELILPANEPGSSIMPGKVNPTQVEALTMVSLQVIVNDQAVSLGGTSGALEMNAYKPLMIRNLLHSIGLLVDAMDSFRINLVDGLEPNRERISDHLNRSLMLVTALAPAIGYESAASIAHHAHETGQTLKESALELGLVTEKEFDQIMVPEKMTRPHD
- a CDS encoding FecCD family ABC transporter permease codes for the protein MHFSDGTIPVEYKRYISWKVGLVVLLAGLLVTSLVVAVSLGAAGIPLDEVAKSLLGGAVSRRHDVIIWNIRLPQALTAIVGGAGLAVAGTAMQSILRNPLGSPFTLGISHAAAFGAAFSVMILGGGIMTSANADTINITSPFITTVVAFSFSLAAAGVIIGVSRLRGATPEVMVLTGVALGALFTAGTMFLQYFADDVQLAAIVFWSFGDTARASWSELGVITAVTVGASVFFLGNSWNYNAIDAGDETARGLGVRVERVRMVGMLLATLVTAVIIAFLGIIGFVGLVVPHMARRVIGSDHRFLLPASILGGGLLLIVSDTAARLVLAPHVLPVSVLTAFMGAPIFIYLIIRGQRR
- a CDS encoding ABC transporter ATP-binding protein, yielding MILSVADIDFTYGGQPVLSGVDFNLKGGELLAILGPNGVGKTTLLKCINAIHRPSAGIVMVEGRDVLRMKPNEIALGIGYVAQKNGTARMTVFDAILMGRKPHIRWKVGDEDLKIVDSAIKRLHLEALSLRYIDQLSGGELQKVSIARAMVQEPRLMLLDEPTSSLDLKSQVDIMTMLRRVVDEHVIAAVMTMHDLNTALRYADKVLFLKNGHIHSTGPTCEVTTDIVEEVYGLPVHIHTVQGYPMIVPAQ
- a CDS encoding PLP-dependent aminotransferase family protein; translated protein: MTIYSPFLVEAEGPLYSRLADTIQRDIVAGVLVPGAKLPTHRDLADELGINVSTVTRGYREAEKRGLVTGTVGRGTFVASDAATSTSLVSFEPSCPGMLELGLVAPLHHMDPDISEGFKRIARRKNPTYFMRYTDPLGLPEHRRAGADWASRYGVDAEPEDVIVCAGAQHALTCCLSGLLQAGDRIATEALTYPGMKTLTNMLGMRLVSIEMDEHGMIPESLDTACRRDEIKAIYLMPGVHNPTTATLSEGRRTEIAHIADRHDLIIIEDDAYDLTDPGEYTPVGNRARHRSVYVAGMSKSLAAGLRISFIVTPKQFLKPIAQAVLNTIWMAPPLNAELAAMWINDGTADQVVENKRRAAARRYMLACDVLEGFRFRGKPTGFFIWLDLPEGWTGQALEQAAAAKGVNVFGAEKFAVGTIAPAAARVSLTGTDDLDDLERGLVILRDILLGNPPV
- a CDS encoding LysE family translocator; the protein is MNMETYTAFLLFAIVMTATPGAGNLTMMGIGQNTGFKSSLPFLAGAVIGALGLNTMVSLGLGGLFMASPRLAWVMKIGGMGYICYLGWKLLSMRLTTGAAVKRFTFMEGVILHPLNPKSWAMSVVGFSQIANNSRPFIQQLIIFVLTFMACQITFHSSWGLAGVAIMRTLKSNSVLMGVNTVLVAVMIGATAYALFLSPT
- a CDS encoding DUF2959 domain-containing protein, whose protein sequence is MKRAALALTLFTLFFSYGCQKAYYSTMESMGYDKREILTDRVGDARESQEDAKQQFASALEQFKAAVAFDGGNLEATYEKLNDQYEDCEDRAEDVGKRIDKVEDVADALFTEWGEEIKQYTSDSLRTSSRNKLNATKRKYSGLIKAMRKAESKMTPVLNAFKDQVLYLKHNLNAKAIASLEGELSSIRTDVDTLIKEMDKSIAEADEFIKTLE
- a CDS encoding iron ABC transporter substrate-binding protein, with amino-acid sequence MSRSIQSCLLILAMLLALPAFAGTRAIVDASKRTVNVPERVERSICSGSGCLRLLTYLQAQSTAVAVDDIESRKKTFDARPYALANPQFKSLPIFGEFRGHDNPELILTLEPQPQVIFKTYASSMGYDPVELQDKTGIPVVVLNYGNLGALRPQLYQSLRTMGEVIGKQQRAEAVIAFMEKQIDDLVQRTADIPEQQRPSVFVGGVAFKGPHGYQSTEPGYPPFSFVNAHNLAYTKGITKKELSHSDVSKEKIVEWNPDYLFLDLSTLQLGDKAGGLFELRTDPAYRTLTAVREGRVYGLLPYNWYTQNYGSILANAFFIGKQLYPERFTDVDPAAKADEIYTFLVGKPVYSDMNGIFRGMAYKPVPVN